DNA from Branchiostoma lanceolatum isolate klBraLanc5 chromosome 9, klBraLanc5.hap2, whole genome shotgun sequence:
TGCTATAAACAGTAGACATTTGATGAATGGATGCAACCTTAGGAGGGTGAAGGTTATTTACAGAAGATAAGGGGTGGAGGAGACCAAGAATGATTGGGGATTGCTGCTAGTAGTGGATTCACAGATTAAACTGTTCATGCTTTGTGAGTAATGAATTAAAATTGAAATCCCCTagctgagacataaacaaatcaCATCTGGACATTTGTATGGTCCAGGCAAGAACAGTtcacaagttaggggccttcaccgtTAACATATTAACCCACAGTCTAGCTTTTTGCACACGCACAATTTAATCTGTGACTTAAAAAGCTTATTCTTTAGGTTGGTAATTATAATGCCGGATGGGATTAGGAACACTTTCACAGCCCCCATACAACATTTCCAGGGTTATCTCTAGGTAGCCTAGTTTCCAGCCTTAGTCTGGTTCCCAACAGTTAATTCCCCTGCCAACAGGAACCAAAGCCAAACAAGGCTGGACACTAGCCTATCCCCAGGcgtgaatacatgtactttggaaTGGGGTAGTTCTTTAATAATATAAGCATGTTCTGATTCTTAATTAGCACAATCTTAAGTGTATGATgtaaaatatgcatatcaatTTGACAATCAAATGTAAAGTTTATTCCTTTTTAAGTTGTATGAAAGAAATTTTCCAATGGATAAATATAATATGTGTCTGGTAGTTGGTTCAGatgtatatttttgttcttGCCAATGCAAATGATAGTATACACATACCTATATAAAGTGGACATTTTGTTTAAGTGAGGAAAATATTAATGTACGAAATGTGATGTAAAATTAAGCATGGTGAgctggttacttacatgtatttgcatttgTTATACTTACTTAGACAGAAGTGCATTTAATTTGAAAATTGTGCAGCAGATTGCAATAAAATTTCTATCCGATGAAAATTCAAGTTTTATTGCTTTGATGTACAGCTGTGTTAATGACCCCCTTTCCTTCCTTTGCCTCTACTTGGAACAGGCAGTTTGAACGGTACATTGTATACACAGTAAAGCTATCCTCTCCATATCATAATCTGTACCTCTAGTAGCCAATCCAATGGTTCTGTTCAAAATCATTAGCCTATAAGAGAGACCACGAAAAAACAAATATTGACAGGCTGATACATATTTGTACCACAACCATCATCTCTGTACATAGGGAAGAATTATAATAAGACAAACACATAAAATTCTACAGTAGACATTTAATATGTACTCTTCTAttggtttaatacatacatAGGTTCAGGTTTAcataatatcatattccacaacTTTTCTTGTATCTACTTGAGCAATTTGCCTTCACATATCTTGTCTTAATTGTGTGTAGGACCTACTCCTTAAAATCATCcatatgaaaatatcatttaGCGTTAAAGAATTCCCTTGAACTCTGTTCTTtctgttctgttgttttctatgCTAACTTGCATATCAAAACTGTTTACAGCAATTGTGCATTTCAGTCTTAGTAAAGGAAATATCAAGGgaaagaaaactgatagaaaaCAGGTTGATGTACACAATGCTTAATATATGTCCTTCAAAACGTAagaacacagatatatgaaatGCTTTACTTCACTCTAAAGAAGTTTTAGTTCTTAAAACTGTTAAACAAAGAGCATGTACTCcattacattatgtacatgttttttttaaattttttaacaAGCCCAAACGTTTCCTGGTAGAAACATTAGACCTTTAGAGTCGTTGTGTTGCACGAAACTTTGAATTATGGTGTATCAACTTGTTTGATCAGTACACAATAATGTAGACGATAAGAACAAGGCTACTTTATCGTAAGACCCGTTTCATGAAGGTGTTGACGAGCTGGAAGAAGGCATGTTCCTGGGAGGATCCGAAGGCCATCCTGGGCGTGGCACCTCGCTGGAACTGCTGCGGGCTGGGCAGAGTGGAGGCTCCCGGGGAGGGTGGCGCACCACGCTTGATGTACCGCTGCAGACTCAGCAGAAAGGTACCCTGTTTGAAAAAAGCCATGTGGTGTTAGACAGGGATCTGATATGTGCATTAGTTGTCTTTTGTATCCTCTTATGTGTGTTAGGTGTTGAAGTTAaatatcaaactttatcatgacatgtaccaacacagatgagctttcatgctaatagGAGTTAGAAAGCCTGTCCATACCCATTTGTCTGCCcgacaactacacctgtcctgccTAAACCTCGCCTCAAACTACTTAAGGGCAGTGAGGCAAGATTTCTTCTGTCTAGTTTTCAAAGAGGCAGCTTCTAATGCCTTCAAATGTCTAAAACCATGACTTTGTTTAAAAGTCTgaactttagcacactgaagtagctgtttggcacccaattccctattggttacagagtagcCTGATTGAGCCGCCCTAGGGAGGAGCCACAAACGCCCTGGACAGCGTGAGCATCATACAGactagttacagagttaggcaggagggagaaggttaaaagatgTTCTGACCAGTTCTGTACTGAGCTCCCTCTTCATGAGCTGCTTGTCTCGGACAGGTATCCCAGGCTCCCTCAGGTAGCGGGCAGCCTGCGACATCAGCAGCAGTAAGGAGTTCTCCAGGATGTACAGGACAACTGGTCTGAAAGGTAACAAACCAAACTGTTCATGGTACAGAGTCTTAGAAGACCATCACTACCTTCTGttattctgttctgttctgttacTTAAGCTTTCGTGGTAAAAGAAATCTTGCTTGAACTAACTGGACACTTTTTATACCAAGAAAGGTCCTTTCTTAATTGGCACCATAATCTATAACCCAAGtaccgtaaatcttgaaacattcACGATGGTCTTATGTTTGCAAATCATCACACTACGACCATGTGCTCTGTTTTGTATTGCATTGCtatgtttttttaaactacaAACTTACATGTTTAAAACTCCACAACCACCTCCTTTCCTCCCCGCAAACTTACGCCACTTACAGATTATCTTCTAGGTTAATTTTTTAAACATAAGCATCAGTACTTGAAAGAAAGACCAAAGCAACGACTAAAATACGTCACAGATTTCTCCCTGTTTGGAAACAAGGATTTGGTGACAAGTTCATCCCTTACTTCTGTACAGGAGCAGGTCCCCCTGGAGACTTGACCGGTGAGGTCACCCTGCTGGGCTCCACCTTCACCAGCAGTCTCAGTCCCAGGTTCACACAGGCCAGCAGTGTGCCCAGGGAGGGGGGCGAGTCCTGGTCCACCGTCGGGCTCCCGAAGGCCAGGGCAAACATCAGGGGGTACTCACTCACATCCATAGCCTGGATCATACAATACAGGACAGTGGATCAGTTATTGGTAACCTTCAAATAATGAAACAGATTCTAATATGCATATGGTAGTCAATGGGATACCTGATAGTTGCAAAATATGAAATTCATTTCCTTTGGTGGTGGTCTTCTTTTGTGGTAGAAAAGTAAAGAAGTTTTTTGCAGCCTTTTGaatttgtggttgaaataagAATCATACCAATTTGAATATATAGTGGAGAAATCACagaaaaactgcaaaaacaaaactacatgtatttaaatttcaagatttacagtcacCATAGTATGACTGATATATAGATCATCATGGCAGCCAATGAGATACTTACTAGTTAGTATGCCAGTTAAACAGATCATTATGGTAGCCAATGAGAGATGAGATAGTAAGACTGACAGATCAAGAGTTTCAAGGTAGCCAATGAGAACCTTGCTACTGATGATGTGTATGACTGACTGTGTTGGTCAGTATGATTGACATATAACATACCTGGTCCAGCAGGATCTCACACAGGTTGGGAGTCAGATGTCTCAGCATAGACAACGAGTTACCCAGAATCCTCAGCAATCTGTAAAGAGATGTGTGGCATACATTTACAAAATTATTGTAAGTGCATATAGACAATGACCAAAATGTTAACAGTTATGATGACAAAACTTTGACATGATCTAGGCCACATACATGACGTGACATTGTCAATTAAGATGACAGATGAAAGACGCCTTTCTTTTGCAAGGACTGTTTGCAGGCAAAGTTCCTTGATTTTTCAGAGAGATAATCCAACTTTACAGAGtcttaccaaggacattatctaGATGGCATGGGGGCATATTGTTTAAAAAGTTAAATAAGAGATTTTAATGTTGAAGACCAACACACCTAGCCTGGACTTGTAGAAGCTCCTGGCTTGGTTTGTCCACATCATCAGATGAAGAGGAATGTCGGAGGGTCCGTGTCACAGAGGTCTGTCTCTGGGGAGTACCTCTCGGCTGCTTCGTGTTGGACTGTACCATGTGGTCCAGTAAACGGGGGCGGGACAGCATGGCTGCACAGGTGTGGACAAGATGACACACAGCCTcctgaaaaaaaagcaacagcATTTATCGTCCATTGCTTGAACATGTTATATAATTTTGAACATTATCATTAGTGATTCGACAAAACAGTGAATCTTTTTGGACCCAATTTTTGTAAAAAGGAAGACAATATCCTTGGATATACCTGGGCAAATATATACTGTATCGAGATCACATTTCACTTACATTATGGGAAATACTAGACCTTTAGACAAGAGCCTTGTAGTATACCCTAAAGACCAATTTTGCTGAAAGGGGCAGGACACTTAACACAATGCACAATACACAATGTAAGACATTGGCTAAAGTATCTGACCTTCATGGCTTGGTGCAGCTGTGGCAGGTGGAACTGCCACTCCCGGCTGTGATGAACCAGTTGGAACAGGAACAAACTGGTTTTCTCCACCTCCAGCAGGCAGGCTGGCTGCAGGTTGGACCTTACTGCAAATAGGCACTGCAGGAAGAGTCAACAATTAACATCAGGACTGTACAAAAAATGGGGTCCTAAAATATCATCATATCTTATTTCTTATGACATCTCATACTCATACtagtgaatacatgtagtttttccaGGCCCTTTGGTAATAGCAATGAAGTAAAGAACAGTTAtgtaattatcattattaaacgttaaaaaaaaggtaaaaaaaatgtcaaatctATTCTAGATCTATCTGATgtttgtacgtacatgtacaatactgggcggttgacttcttctttggaggcagtggataATGAACAATTGGGACTTGCTCAAAACAGTAACATATTGTCTCATTTACCTGTAGCATTCTGTCCTGGTGAACTCCTACAAAATCTAAGGCATCTGACAGAAAGTCATGCTTCAGTGTGCCCAGCAGTAATGCCTCCAGGTCTAGTGCCATCCTGTACACCCCTGTCCAGGATGGCGCATCCAGGGACTTCTCACTGCCGTTCAGGGATGAAAGGACTGTACCACTGAGGTCCTGGGGGGACTGGTACGTTGTTGAGAGTGGGATACAGAGGTGCTGTGTCACTCCACTTCCAGCTAGGACAAAGGCAGCCTGGAGAAACATACACAAGGATAAACATTTCTAGTAAACTACCTTAAGCTTGAGAATGAAAAGATGATGTTATACTAGGTACATCAGCATAAAGATTTCCCAGCCTAtagtatacagaaaatttcAATACAGGAAAGGTTAATAGACATGACATTGAATCACAATGTGATTCTATTTCATGTAGTAGTACTACTATCATTTTTAGTAAATACAAAGCAAAGGCATTCTTTTCTGAATGTCAGGGAACTGAAATTTCTGAAACAAAAGCCTTAAGAATGATCTAGGAGACATTCTATTCATACCTTGGGTTCCTTTGCTGCAGTTAGGAAGAGCTGCATGGCAGTCTCCACAAATGACAGGTTCCTTCTGCGGTTCAGGCATGTCTCCACTGTGGACAGGAGGGCCTGTAGGAGGCAGTGTCTCCTCATGGCTTCTAACCAAACCTCTGGGACAGAGCACAGGGCTTCCAGGACACACACAGACTGGTTCTTCAACTGGAACAGTAGGTTACAGTACATCAGGAGCAAAGTAACTGTACAAACAGTCAACTAGTGTCTCTTCATGGCCTCTAACCACACCTCTGGGACAGAACACAGGGCTTCCAGGACACACACAGACTGGTTCTCCAACTGGAACAGTAGATTAC
Protein-coding regions in this window:
- the LOC136442102 gene encoding nucleoporin NUP188-like, giving the protein MYCNLLFQLKNQSVCVLEALCSVPEVWLEAMRRHCLLQALLSTVETCLNRRRNLSFVETAMQLFLTAAKEPKAAFVLAGSGVTQHLCIPLSTTYQSPQDLSGTVLSSLNGSEKSLDAPSWTGVYRMALDLEALLLGTLKHDFLSDALDFVGVHQDRMLQS
- the LOC136442420 gene encoding nucleoporin NUP188-like; the protein is MKEAVCHLVHTCAAMLSRPRLLDHMVQSNTKQPRGTPQRQTSVTRTLRHSSSSDDVDKPSQELLQVQARLLRILGNSLSMLRHLTPNLCEILLDQAMDVSEYPLMFALAFGSPTVDQDSPPSLGTLLACVNLGLRLLVKVEPSRVTSPVKSPGGPAPVQKPVVLYILENSLLLLMSQAARYLREPGIPVRDKQLMKRELSTELGTFLLSLQRYIKRGAPPSPGASTLPSPQQFQRGATPRMAFGSSQEHAFFQLVNTFMKRVLR